The region TGTGGGGCTTAAGGGAGTTTTTGACCAAGGAGAAAAAGAATGGGAAACCAGCCAGCAAAGAATCGGATTAAACGTTTTACCCCGATCCAGCGCCTGTTTCATTTGCTTCTCCTGTTGTTTTTTTTGATCCAGGGGGCCACGGGCGTGGCCCGCATGTATATTGAAACCGGATTCGGCCAATCCCTGGTCTCCTGTTTCGGCGGTTATGAAAATGCCCTGATCATCCATAAGTGGGTCGGTATTTTTTTGTTGCTCCTGTTTCTCGGCCATTTAGCCTACCTGTTTTTTAATATCGGCTGGAAAAACTTCTCCCAACTGATAAACAGCCCGGATTCCCTGCTTCCCCGCTGGGTTGATTTGGGCCAATTTTTTCAGCATGTGGGGTGGTTTCTGGGGATAACCAAAGCCCCGGAGTTTGATCGCTGGGGGTATTGGGAAAAGTTTGATTACTGGGCCGTCTTTTGGGGGATGGTTATCTTGGGCGGTACGGGGCTGCTCCTGGCCTACCCCCTGGCGGCCAGCCGG is a window of Deltaproteobacteria bacterium DNA encoding:
- a CDS encoding cytochrome b/b6 domain-containing protein; its protein translation is MGNQPAKNRIKRFTPIQRLFHLLLLLFFLIQGATGVARMYIETGFGQSLVSCFGGYENALIIHKWVGIFLLLLFLGHLAYLFFNIGWKNFSQLINSPDSLLPRWVDLGQFFQHVGWFLGITKAPEFDRWGYWEKFDYWAVFWGMVILGGTGLLLAYPLAASRLLPGWTLNVVFWIHRIEAILAMGHVFTIHFFVAHLRRHNFPMDRAIFEGSVDLAATRHEKPDWIQRLEKMGLLPGLLVPEAGKKQQIVFYLFGYAAITLGLILLIGGIINSPHITW